One Oreochromis niloticus isolate F11D_XX linkage group LG16, O_niloticus_UMD_NMBU, whole genome shotgun sequence genomic window carries:
- the LOC100691189 gene encoding dedicator of cytokinesis protein 9 isoform X4 has protein sequence MGCTTSTVVFDGLRTVLERNCSGYICKEAAEPTGPSEAERALSRRESRVLPTPRILKVKPKVIEPLDYENVLVQRKTQILSDVLRDMLQFPLEDFEISTLRRQGRTLYPTVPENAEREAQSLFVQECIKTYKSDWHVVNYKYEDYSGDFRQLPNKVSRPDKLAVHVFEVDEDVDKDEDTASLGSQKGGITKQGWLYKGNMNSAISVTMRSFKRRYFHLTQLGDGSYNLNFYKDEKISKEPKGTIFLDSCMGVIQNNKVRRFAFELKMQDKSTYLLAADSEAEMEEWINTLNKILHSSFEIAMQEKRNGDIHDDDDLGKSDSSSGSMDSFQSTRDIESRMKNETRLKLFTLDPDTQKLDFSGIEPDVKQFEEKFGKRVLVNCNDLSFNLQSCVAENEEGPTTNVEPFYITLSLFDIQNGRKISSDFHVDLNHPSVRGMMPNNSSQYMNGGGDGRPDGQRLIHGMPEAAMQYPRQGVFSVTCPHPDIFLVARIEKVLQGGINHCAEPYMKSSDSTKVAQKVLKNAKLACSRLGQYRMPFAWGARPLFKDASGTLDKTARFSALYRQDSNKLSNDDMLKLLADFRKPEKMAKLPVILGNLDVTIDNVAPDLSNCVTSSYIPVKQFDVSEKSNIFFEVEEFVPCIAKCSQPFTIYNNHLYVYPKHLKYDSQKSFAKARNIAVCIEFRDSDEEEAVALKCIYGRPGGPLFTKNAFASVLHHQQNPEFYDEFKIELPTQLHEKHHLLFTFYHVSCDSNSKASTKKREQVEMQVGYAWLPLLKDGRVIMNESQIPVAANLPAGYLSCQEGASKHLGPEVKWVDGGKPLFKVSTHLVSTVYTQDQHLHNFFHYCQSIASGAQASGGELVKYLKSLHAMESHVMIKFLPTILNQLFRVLTSATQEDVAVNVTRVMIHVVAQCHEEGLEHYLRSYVKYVFKTEPYTSSTTRTVHEELAKAMTAILKPSTDFLTSNKLLKYSWYFFEALVKSMAQYLIESCKVKLSRNQRFSASFHHTVETLVNMIMPHITQKYKDNLDAARNANHSLAVFIKRCFNLMDRGFVFKQINHYINCFVPGDPKTLFEFKFEFLRVVCNHEHFVPLNLPMPFGKGRILRFQASLPPCNTVESCDTPVDLQLDYSLTDDFCKNHFLVGLLLREASAALQEFREIRQIAIQVLKSLMMKHAFDDRYTSKSQQARLVTLYLPLFGLLQENVNRLNVKEVSPFTVNHCTSNGRDDSLHTNTLMTPPRSSTFLDTGFHKDVFGAISGTASPHAASTPNINSVRHADSRGSLISTDSGNSLPERNNDKGSSLDKNQPASTLGSPLLRCDKLDQAEIKSLLMCFLHVLKSMSEDALFTYWNKASSSDLMDFFTLVEVCLHQFRYMGKRYIARNQDGAGPVAHERKSQTLPVSRNRAGMMHARLQQLSSLDNSYTFNHTYSHSDADVLNQSLLEANIATEVCLTVLDTLSIFIMSFKTQLCADHGHSPLMKKVFDVHLCFLRINQSETALKQVFTSLRTFIYKFPCTFFEGRADMCAAFCYEILKCCNSKLSSIRSDAAHLLYFLMKSNFDYTGRKSFVRTHLQVVIAVSQLIADVIGIGSTRFQQSLSIINNCANSDKTIKNTAFPSDVKDLTKRIRTVLMATAQMKEHERDPEMLVDLQYSLAKSYASTPELRKTWLDSMARIHVKNGDLSEAAMCYVHVAALVAEYLRRKGMFKQGCSAFRVVTPNIDEEAAMMEDVGMQDVHFNEDVLMELLEECADGLWKAERYELISDIYKLIIPIYEKRRDFEKLAHLYDTLHRAYSKVTEVMHTGKRMLGTYFRVAFFGQGFFEDEDGKEYIYKEPKFTPLSEISQRLLKLYSDKFGQENVKMIQDSGRINPKDLDSKYAYIQVTHVTPYLEEKELVDRKTDFEKSHNIRRFVFEMPFTISGKKQGGVEEQCKRRTILTTTHCFPYVKKRIAVMYQHHTDLSPIEVAIDEMSKKVAEIKQLCSSSEVDMIRLQLKLQGSISVQVNAGPLAYARAFLDDTCAKKYPDNKVKQLKEVFRHFVDACGHGLGINERLIKEDQQEYHDEMKANYRELARELSIIMHEQIIPVEDGMKSVLPDSLHIFNAISGTPTSATIQGIPSSSSVV, from the exons GTAAAACCAAAGGTGATCGAGCCGCTCGATTATGAAAATGTGCTGGTGCAGAGGAAGACGCAGATCCTTAGCGATGTCCTCAGAGACATGCTGCAGTTCCCCCTTGAGGACTTTGAG ATTTCGACATTGAGGAGACAAGGAAGAACCCTGTACCCCACAGTGCCTGAAAATGCAGAGAGGGAGGCCCAGAGTCTGTTCGTCCAAGAG TGCATTAAGACCTACAAGTCAGACTGGCATGTGGTCAACTACAAGTATGAGGACTATTCTGGGGATTTCCGACAGCTTCCAAA TAAAGTGTCCAGGCCTGATAAACTGGCTGTCCATGTATTTGAAGTGGATGAAGATGTCGACAAAGATGAG GACACAGCCTCCTTAGGCTCCCAGAAAGGTGGAATCACTAAACAGGGCTGGCTGTATAAAGGAAACATGAACAGTGCTATCAGTGTCACCATGAGG tcgTTCAAGAGGAGATATTTCCACCTGACTCAACTCGGAGATGGTTCTTATAACTTAAACTTCTACAAGGATGAGAAGATCTCCAAAGAGCCCAAAGGAACTATTTTCTTGGACTCCTGTATGGGTGTGATTCAG AACAACAAGGTTCGAAGGTTTGCTTTCGAGCTTAAGATGCAGGACAAGAGCACCTACCTGCTGGCTGCAGACAGCGAGGCGGAGATGGAGGAATGGATCAACACGCTCAATAAGATCTTGCACAGTAGCTTTGAAATCGCCATGCAGGAAAAGAGAAATGGAGACATTCACGATG ATGATGATCTTGGAAAGTCAGACAGCTCCTCTGGCAGTATGGACAGCTTTCAG AGCACAAGAGATATAGAGTCTAGGATGAAGAATGAAACCAGACTGAAGCTGTTCACGCTGGATCCGGACACACAG AAACTCGATTTCTCAGGAATAGAGCCAGACGTGAAGCAGTTTGAGGAGAAGTTTGGCAAGCGTGTGCTGGTGAACTGCAACGACCTCTCGTTTAATTTGCAAAGCTGTGTGGCCGAGAACGAGGAAGGGCCAACAACAAAC GTGGAGCCATTCTACATCACCCTGTCGCTGTTTGACATCCAGAATGGCAGAAAAATCTCCTCTGATTTCCACGTTGACCTAAACCACCCCTCTGTCAGGGGCATGATGCCCAATAACAGCAGTCAGTATATGAACGGGGGAGGCGATGGCCGACCCGACGGCCAGCGGCTGATCCACGGGATGCCAGAAGCAGCCATGCAGTATCCCAGACAG GGAGTGTTTTCCGTAACATGCCCACACCCAGATATCTTCCTGGTGGCCCGCATAGAGAAGGTGCTTCAGGGGGGTATCAACCACTGTGCCGAGCCATACATGAAGAGTTCAGACTCCACCAAG GTGGCACAGAAGGTCCTGAAAAACGCCAAGCTGGCATGCAGCCGGTTAGGCCAGTACAGGATGCCTTTTGCCTGGGGAGCAAG ACCTTTGTTCAAAGATGCTTCAGGGACTCTTGACAAAACTGCTCGCTTCTCAGCTCTGTACAGACAAGACAGCAACAAACTGTCCAACGACGATATGCTCAAGCTGCTGGCTGATTTCAGGAA GCCGGAGAAGATGGCCAAGCTGCCTGTAATCCTAGGAAACCTCGATGTTACCATTGACAACGTAGCCCCAGACTTGTCAA ATTGTGTTACCTCATCCTACATCCCTGTGAAGCAGTTTGATGTCAGCGAGAAGAGCAACATCTTCTTTGAAGTGGAGGAGTTTGTGCCGTGCATTGCCAAATGTTCTCAGCCTTTCACCATCTACAACAATCACCTCTATGTCTACCCGAAGCACTTGAAATACGACAGCCAAAAGTCATTTGCGAAG GCTAGAAACATAGCTGTCTGCATCGAGTTCAGGGACTCGGATGAGGAAGAGGCTGTTGCACTTAAG TGCATCTACGGCCGGCCTGGAGGACCCTTGTTTACCAAAAATGCCTTTGCCTCAGTGTTACATCACCAGCAAAATCCTGAATTCTACGATGAA TTTAAGATTGAGTTGCCAACCCAGCTCCACGAGAAGCATCATCTTCTCTTCACCTTCTATCACGTCAGCTGCGATAGCAACAGCAAGGCCAGCACCAAAAAGAGAGAGCAGGTTGAGATGCAAG TTGGTTACGCCTGGCTCCCGTTGCTGAAGGACGGTCGGGTGATCATGAATGAGAGTCAGATCCCGGTTGCCGCCAACTTACCTGCCGGATACCTCAGCTGTCAGGAGGGTGCCAGCAAG CATTTGGGTCCTGAAGTGAAATGGGTGGATGGAGGAAAACCGTTATTCAAAGTTTCCACCCACCTTGTGTCTACTGTCTACACTCAG GATCAGCATTTGCACAATTTTTTCCATTACTGTCAAAGCATTGCATCAGGCGCCCAGGCGTCAGGAGGAGAGCTGGTCAAATACCTGAAG AGTCTGCACGCCATGGAGAGTCACGTGATGATCAAGTTCCTGCCCACCATCCTCAATCAGCTGTTCAGGGTGCTAACCAGTGCCACCCAGGAAGACGTGGCAGTCAACGTCACCAG AGTCATGATTCACGTTGTGGCGCAGTGCCACGAGGAAGGTTTGGAGCACTACCTTAGATCTTACGTGAAG TATGTCTTCAAGACTGAGCCATACACGTCCTCCACCACCCGAACGGTGCACGAGGAGTTGGCTAAAGCCATGACTGCAATCCTGAAGCCTTCCACTGACTTCCTCACAAGTAACAAGCTGCTCAAG TACTCCTGGTATTTCTTCGAAGCCTTAGTCAAATCCATGGCTCAGTACTTGATTGAGAGCTGTAAAGTAAAG CTGTCCAGGAACCAGCGCTTCTCTGCATCGTTCCATCACACTGTTGAGACCTTGGTCAACATGATCATGCCACACATCACTCAGAAATACAAGGACAACCTAGATGCTGCCCGGAATGCCAACCACAGCTTGGCAGTCTTCATCAAG CGTTGTTTCAACCTGATGGACAGAGGCTTTGTGTTCAAGCAGATCAACCACTATATCAACTGTTTTGTGCCTGGAGACCCAAAG ACTCTGTTTGAGTTCAAGTTTGAGTTCCTGCGAGTCGTGTGCAACCACGAGCACTTCGTCCCCTTAAACCTGCCCATGCCGTTTGGAAAGGGACGCATTTTGAGATTTCAAG CCTCATTACCTCCATGTAATACTGTGGAGTCATGTGACACTCCAGTAG ACCTCCAGCTGGATTACTCGCTGACGGATGACTTCTGTAAGAACCACTTCCTGGTCGGACTGCTGCTCAGGGAAGCCAGCGCAGCTCTGCAGGAGTTCAGGGAGATTCGTCAGATTGCCATCCAAGTGCTGAAGAGCCTCATGATGAAGCATGCGTTTGATGATCGCTACACCTCAAAA agccAGCAGGCCAGGTTAGTCACCCTGTACTTGCCCTTGTTTGGTCTGCTCCAAGAAAACGTCAACAGGCTAAATGTGAAGGAAGTGTCGCCGTTCACCGTCAACCACTGCACCAGT AACGGAAGAGATGATTCTCTCCATACCAACACTTTGATGACACCTCCGAGGTCGAGCACCTTTCTGGACACCGGCTTCCACAAAGATGTTTTTGGAGCCATCTCCGGCACCG CTTCACCTCATGCGGCGTCCACCCCCAACATTAACTCTGTGCGCCACGCAGACTCTCGTGGATCACTCATCAGCACTGATTCTGGGAATAGCCTGCCTGAGAGGAACAATGACAAGGGCAGTTCCCTTGACAAG AACCAGCCTGCCTCGACCCTGGGAAGCCCGCTGTTGCGCTGTGATAAACTGGACCAGGCAGAAATCAAGAGCCTCCTCATGTGTTTCTTACATGTGCTCAAAAGCATGTCTGAGG ATGCTCTGTTCACATACTGGAACAAGGCATCATCTTCTGACCTGATGGACTTCTTCACTTTAGTCGA AGTGTGCCTCCATCAGTTCAGATACATGGGAAAGAGATACATTGCAAG GAACCAGGATGGGGCAGGACCTGTTGCACATGAGCGGAAGTCTCAGACTCTTCCTGTGTCCCGTAACAGGGCGGGAATGATGCATGCCCGCTTACAGCAGCTCAGCAGCCTGGATAACTCATACACATTTAACCACA CCTACAGTCACTCGGATGCTGACGTGTTAAATCAGTCATTGCTGGAGGCCAACATCGCCACTGAAGTCTGCTTGACCGTCCTGGACACACTCAGCATCTTCATCATGAGTTTTAAG ACACAGTTGTGTGCTGACCACGGCCACAGTCCACTGATGAAGAAGGTGTTTGATGTCCACCTCTGCTTCCTGCGGATCAATCAGTCAGAAACGGCCCTCAAGCAGGTCTTCACTTCACTGCGCACCTTTATTTACAAG TTCCCGTGCACGTTTTTTGAAGGGCGTGCAGACATGTGTGCTGCTTTCTGCTATGAGATATTGAAATGTTGCAACTCCAAGCTGAGCTCCATTCGCAGCGACGCAGCCCATCTGCTCTATTTTCTCATGAAGAGCAACTTTGACTACACTGGTCGCAAGTCCTTCGTCCGGACACATTTACAG gtTGTGATTGCTGTCAGTCAGCTGATAGCAGATGTCATTGGTATAGGAAGTACTCGCTTCCAGCAGTCTCTGTCAATTATCAACAACTGTGCTAACAGTGATAAAACTATCAAG AACACAGCTTTCCCATCAGATGTGAAAGACCTGACTAAACGCATCAGAACAGTGTTGATGGCCACAGCACAGATGAAGGAGCATGAGAGAGATCCAGAGATGCTGGTGGACCTGCAGTACAGTCTCGCAAAGTCTTATGCCAGCACACCTGAGCTGCGCAAGACCTGGCTTGACAGCATGGCCCGAATCCATGTGAAGAATGGAGACCTGTCAGAG GCAGCCATGTGCTATGTTCACGTTGCAGCACTCGTGGCAGAATACCTGCGGAGAAAAG GCATGTTCAAGCAGGGCTGCTCGGCGTTTCGCGTTGTGACTCCAAACATCGACGAAGAAGCCGCAATGATGGAGGACGTCGGAATGCAAGACGTCCACTTTAATGAA GACGTCTTAATGGAGCTTCTGGAGGAGTGCGCAGATGGGCTGTGGAAAGCGGAGCGTTACGAGCTCATCTCTGACATCTACAAGCTCATTATCCCCATTTATGAGAAGCGGAGGGACTTTGAG AAACTGGCTCACCTGTATGACACGCTGCATCGAGCGTACAGCAAGGTGACGGAGGTCATGCATACTGGGAAGAGGATGCTGGGCACGTACTTCAGAGTGGCTTTCTTTGGCCAG GGCTTCTTTGAAGATGAAGATGGGAAGGAGTATATCTACAAAGAACCCAAATTCACGCCTCTTTCAGAGATTTCTCAGCGGCTCCTCAAGTTATACTCTGATAAGTTTGGTCAGGAGAATGTGAAGATGATTCAGGACTCTGGGCGG ATCAACCCCAAGGACCTGGACTCAAAGTACGCGTACATCCAAGTGACACACGTGACTCCATACCTGGAGGAGAAGGAGCTGGTCGACAGGAAAACGGACTTTGAAAAGAGCCACAACATCCGTCGATTTGTGTTTGAGATGCCTTTCACCATTTCGGGCAAAAAGCAAGGCGGTGTGGAGGAGCAGTGCAAACGCAGGACTATACTTACCA CCACTCATTGTTTTCCGTATGTAAAGAAACGGATCGCAGTGATGTATCAACACCATACTGATCTGAGCCCCATCGAGGTTGCCATCGACGAGATGAGCAAGAAGGTGGCTGAGATCAAACAGCTCTGCTCCTCCAGCGAGGTGGACATGATCCGTCTGCAGCTCAAACTGCAGGGCAGCATCAGCGTCCAG GTAAATGCAGGACCTCTTGCGTATGCCAGAGCTTTTCTCGATGATACATGTGCCAAGAAATATCCTGATAACAAGGTGAAACAGTTGAAAGAGGTCTTCAG GCATTTTGTGGATGCGTGTGGCCACGGTTTGGGCATTAATGAACGACTGATCAAAGAGGACCAGCAGGAGTACCACGATGAGATGAAGGCCAACTACAGAGAACTAGCCAGAGAGCTGTCCATCATCATGCACGAACAA ATCATTCCAGTGGAGGATGGCATGAAAAGCGTTCTCCCAGACTCGCTTCACATCTTTAATGCCATCAGTGGCACACCAACCAGTGCCACCATCCAGGGCATTCCCAGCTCATCCTCTGTGGTTTGA